In a genomic window of Dyadobacter fermentans DSM 18053:
- a CDS encoding FG-GAP-like repeat-containing protein — MGRIYYRSNFAWAAGLALAASLYFALYVLPALQGGPASALKGKAAGQPANAAENQSLFEQVALAEYNITVDKKTGILQSPNRTQNIRSYFKPGLLSLRNRINQRHPFEISLATEGIFADGKLLHEPAEQAASIIDKNRLLLKHGGFTEEFINNSEGIRQNFIVENAPANTRQIEVKLKASGVSAVKTSDAGLDLYYGEDNTPDQRLTYTDLKCWDATGKALSSSMHLEGLEITLNVATENAVFPVTIDPIIAHGNPANANTQLFGASARDNMGFSVQTAGDLNGDGFSDIVLGVVGYDNGIKDQGAAFVCYGSASGVVTSTFEKLEGKVSEILFGYAVSTAGDINGDGFSDIIVGAPNYENGQSFEGAVFVYYGSGSGVGTDPSDTLESGVMNARMGESVALAGDVDEDGFSDVIVGLPGYTNGEIREGAAYIYRGSANGLLPQPQVIESNQAHAALGTSVAGAGDVNGDGYSDVIAGAPLYDNNETNEGAAFVHTGGALGINLNPITTLESNQQDARLGTSVASAGDYNADGLSDVVVGSPMFDNGEQDEGVAFAYQGIANGGVSGMPKDTLEGDQALARFGTSVSCAGDVNGDGFSDVIAGAPDYANALSKEGAAFIFHGASIGFGLRSAILESDQAEAQMGISVASAGDVNGDGYSDVITGANLYDVGTGIDNGSAFVFHGSASSIALTPNVMLGTSQEGAQFGYSVTGAGDLNGDGFNDIAVGAPHYDNGSGEEGSVFIFYGKPSGVPAVADQKLDIGQLNAGFGTSVSAAGDINGDGYGDLIVGVPYYDASTTDNGAAFIYHGSPGGVSIIWNMVLEGTQTNEFFGFSVAGAGDVNGDGIRDVIIGAPSYDKLGSSNCGAAFVHTGSTLGITNFYTKLEGTQAESQLGFSVASAGDVNGDGYNDVVAGAVKQSNGEAIEGAAFVFYGDNDGVDNQKWYMVESNDAGAMMGFSVSSAGDVNADGFSDIVVGAPLFHNKPGSSEGAAFIYYGSNQGTQTVGNLRLKGLQPDAHFGAAVSGAGDLNGDGYSDVVVGAPDHDNGKNNEGAAFVFDGTPGGLSPSNPAMVESNFADARMGVSVSGAGDVNGDGYSDVVIGLINYNLETSGIFNNSIDGGAAFVYHGNLGAKGLKNNLRVYNSDLVSNISYLQIKKDDFGFGLHVRSFLGSGKVRLVWEARKEGTAFYGNGNISNSTNFSGQQSQYADLAGGGSELKTFITKPGFDTKIRARARFNLVKALTGQVYGPWRFLPAYTQSSYTILKDPQLPVTLVAFKAKAAEGNVSLEWSTSEEINSDRFEIQRSTDGQSWMEIGNLKSHENAHKLNAYSFLDTMACASAKRYYRLKMIDLDGTFAFSHIESVTLAKGIDTKIYPNPTADVLNLRSEQKVTEVQVFNAEGKAMLVVRDAKGVSQVDIRKLPSGIYLVKINGESFQILKR; from the coding sequence ATGGGAAGAATCTATTATCGCTCAAACTTCGCCTGGGCCGCCGGTCTGGCCCTCGCTGCTTCGCTCTACTTTGCATTGTACGTTCTGCCGGCCCTGCAAGGCGGTCCAGCTTCTGCACTAAAAGGAAAGGCAGCCGGCCAACCGGCAAACGCCGCCGAAAACCAGTCGCTTTTTGAACAGGTCGCGTTGGCCGAGTACAACATCACAGTCGACAAAAAAACGGGTATTCTGCAAAGCCCCAACCGCACGCAGAACATCAGAAGCTACTTCAAGCCCGGCCTGCTTTCGCTTCGTAACCGCATCAACCAGCGCCACCCGTTCGAAATCTCGCTGGCCACCGAAGGGATTTTCGCCGACGGCAAGCTCCTGCACGAGCCCGCCGAACAGGCAGCCAGCATTATCGACAAAAACCGGTTGCTGCTGAAACACGGCGGGTTTACCGAAGAATTTATCAATAATTCTGAAGGGATCCGTCAGAACTTCATCGTTGAAAACGCACCCGCCAACACGCGTCAAATCGAGGTAAAATTGAAGGCGAGCGGAGTATCGGCCGTCAAAACCTCCGATGCCGGCCTGGACCTTTATTATGGAGAAGACAATACACCAGACCAGCGGCTCACCTACACCGACCTGAAATGCTGGGACGCCACCGGCAAAGCGCTTTCCTCTTCCATGCATTTGGAGGGACTGGAAATCACATTGAACGTTGCTACGGAAAATGCGGTATTTCCGGTCACCATCGATCCCATTATTGCACACGGCAATCCTGCCAATGCAAATACGCAGCTTTTCGGCGCGTCAGCACGTGATAATATGGGTTTCTCGGTTCAAACGGCGGGCGATCTGAACGGCGACGGTTTCAGCGATATCGTCCTCGGCGTTGTGGGTTATGACAATGGCATTAAAGACCAGGGCGCTGCATTCGTGTGTTACGGCTCTGCATCCGGCGTCGTGACCTCTACATTTGAGAAGCTGGAAGGAAAAGTTTCCGAAATCCTCTTCGGCTACGCAGTATCGACAGCCGGCGACATCAATGGCGACGGTTTCAGCGACATTATTGTAGGCGCACCCAATTATGAAAACGGGCAGTCTTTCGAGGGTGCAGTGTTCGTGTACTACGGTTCGGGATCCGGCGTAGGCACCGATCCGTCCGATACCCTGGAAAGTGGTGTAATGAACGCCCGGATGGGTGAAAGCGTGGCACTCGCCGGCGATGTGGATGAGGACGGTTTCAGCGATGTGATCGTGGGGTTACCGGGCTATACCAACGGCGAAATCCGCGAAGGTGCAGCTTACATTTACCGTGGCTCGGCCAATGGATTACTACCACAACCGCAGGTGATCGAAAGTAACCAGGCCCATGCCGCCCTTGGCACTTCGGTCGCCGGCGCAGGGGACGTCAACGGCGACGGTTACAGCGACGTTATCGCCGGAGCACCGCTCTACGACAATAACGAAACCAATGAAGGCGCAGCATTCGTGCATACCGGCGGCGCGTTGGGAATCAACCTCAATCCTATTACAACACTGGAAAGCAACCAGCAGGATGCACGGCTTGGAACTTCGGTGGCTTCGGCCGGTGATTACAACGCCGACGGACTCAGCGACGTAGTGGTAGGAAGCCCGATGTTCGACAATGGCGAACAGGACGAGGGCGTCGCTTTTGCCTACCAGGGGATTGCCAACGGCGGTGTGAGCGGGATGCCCAAAGATACGCTTGAGGGTGATCAGGCACTCGCACGTTTCGGCACCTCAGTATCATGTGCAGGCGATGTGAACGGCGACGGATTTTCTGACGTCATTGCGGGCGCACCCGACTATGCCAATGCATTGTCGAAAGAAGGTGCCGCATTCATTTTTCATGGTGCCTCCATCGGTTTCGGTCTTCGGTCTGCTATACTCGAATCGGATCAGGCGGAGGCGCAAATGGGCATATCGGTAGCGAGCGCCGGGGATGTTAACGGTGACGGTTACAGCGATGTAATCACAGGTGCAAATCTTTACGACGTTGGCACAGGCATTGACAACGGCTCCGCTTTCGTGTTCCACGGCTCGGCATCCAGCATTGCACTCACTCCGAACGTAATGCTCGGCACAAGCCAGGAAGGTGCACAATTTGGCTACTCGGTAACGGGTGCAGGCGACCTGAATGGCGATGGTTTCAATGACATCGCAGTTGGCGCGCCGCATTACGACAACGGCTCCGGAGAAGAGGGCTCAGTCTTTATTTTCTACGGCAAGCCGTCGGGAGTACCGGCCGTGGCCGACCAGAAACTCGATATCGGGCAATTGAATGCAGGTTTCGGCACGTCGGTATCAGCAGCCGGCGATATAAATGGGGACGGTTATGGAGACCTGATCGTAGGAGTACCATATTACGACGCTTCAACGACAGACAATGGTGCGGCTTTCATCTATCACGGTAGCCCGGGTGGCGTTTCCATCATCTGGAACATGGTTTTGGAAGGAACGCAAACGAACGAGTTCTTCGGATTCTCGGTGGCAGGCGCAGGCGACGTGAACGGGGACGGTATCCGCGACGTGATCATCGGAGCTCCGTCGTATGACAAATTAGGCAGCAGTAATTGCGGCGCCGCATTCGTCCACACCGGGAGTACGCTGGGCATTACCAATTTTTACACCAAACTCGAAGGCACCCAGGCGGAATCACAGCTCGGCTTTTCTGTTGCCTCGGCAGGTGATGTGAATGGCGATGGCTACAACGACGTGGTCGCCGGTGCAGTGAAACAATCCAACGGCGAGGCCATTGAGGGTGCGGCATTCGTATTCTACGGAGACAACGATGGAGTCGACAACCAGAAATGGTACATGGTTGAATCCAACGACGCGGGTGCGATGATGGGCTTCTCGGTATCCAGCGCAGGTGATGTGAATGCCGACGGGTTCAGCGACATTGTTGTGGGCGCTCCGCTTTTCCATAACAAACCAGGTTCAAGTGAAGGTGCAGCCTTTATCTACTACGGGTCTAATCAAGGCACTCAAACAGTCGGAAACCTGCGGCTCAAAGGCTTGCAACCCGACGCACATTTTGGCGCAGCGGTTTCCGGCGCAGGTGACCTGAACGGTGACGGTTACAGCGACGTAGTGGTAGGCGCGCCCGATCACGATAACGGCAAAAACAATGAAGGGGCCGCATTCGTATTCGACGGCACTCCTGGCGGATTGAGCCCTTCTAACCCGGCAATGGTTGAAAGCAACTTTGCCGATGCACGTATGGGCGTATCGGTGTCAGGCGCCGGGGATGTCAATGGAGATGGTTATAGTGACGTCGTGATCGGACTGATCAATTATAATCTCGAAACGAGCGGCATATTCAATAACTCGATCGATGGCGGCGCGGCATTCGTGTACCATGGAAACCTGGGAGCGAAAGGATTGAAAAATAACCTGCGCGTTTACAATTCCGACCTTGTCTCGAATATCAGCTATTTGCAGATCAAAAAAGACGACTTCGGTTTCGGGCTACATGTAAGGTCTTTCCTGGGATCTGGCAAGGTACGTCTGGTGTGGGAGGCCCGAAAAGAAGGCACCGCGTTTTATGGCAACGGGAATATCAGCAACAGCACCAATTTCTCGGGTCAGCAGTCGCAATACGCAGACCTTGCGGGAGGCGGCAGCGAGCTGAAAACGTTTATCACCAAACCGGGATTTGATACAAAGATCCGCGCCCGGGCGAGATTCAACCTTGTGAAAGCGCTTACAGGACAAGTTTACGGTCCGTGGAGATTCCTGCCTGCGTACACGCAGTCGTCCTACACGATTTTGAAAGATCCTCAACTTCCCGTCACGCTGGTGGCATTCAAGGCGAAAGCTGCCGAAGGAAATGTCTCGCTGGAATGGTCGACCTCGGAGGAAATCAACAGCGATCGCTTCGAAATCCAGCGCAGCACCGACGGCCAAAGCTGGATGGAAATTGGTAACCTGAAATCACATGAGAATGCACACAAGCTCAATGCATACTCGTTTCTGGACACCATGGCCTGTGCTTCCGCCAAACGCTACTACCGCCTGAAAATGATTGACCTCGACGGCACATTCGCATTCAGCCACATCGAATCGGTTACCCTGGCGAAAGGGATTGATACCAAAATTTACCCCAACCCAACCGCCGATGTACTGAACCTGCGCAGCGAACAGAAAGTCACAGAAGTACAGGTGTTCAATGCAGAAGGCAAAGCAATGCTGGTCGTCCGCGACGCGAAAGGCGTGAGCCAGGTGGATATCCGCAAACTGCCAAGCGGTATTTATCTCGTAAAGATCAATGGCGAATCGTTCCAGATTTTGAAACGTTAA
- a CDS encoding sulfatase, with amino-acid sequence MIKLTKHYAFLGTILLAVWIGTFPALAQKKKFNVLFIAVDDLNNDLGTYGNTFVKSPNIDRLAKRGVRFDKAYTQFPLCSPSRSSLLTGQRPDMTKIYELQTHFRKNLPDIVTLPQLFKNNNYYSARVGKIFHYGVPSQIGTDGLDDPESWSYRVNPKGRDKTEEPLIKNLTPDRGLGSALAWRATEGTDDEQTDGLIASEAIKIMTEKKNEPFFLAVGFFRPHTPYVAPQKYFDMYPVDKVPLPKEIPNDLDDVPEAALFTKPPHWGLDEAKRREALRAYYATITFMDAQVGKLIDALDKLKLAENTIIVLWSDHGYNVGQHGQWMKQSLFENSARVPLIISVPGGTKGKASGRTVELVDIFPTLAELCGLDPKQNLQGKSLTPLLKNPAAIWDKPAYTQVRRGQIFGRSVRTERFRYTEWDGGNAGVELYDHQKDPGEFTNLAKDNSFVITVNELALLLKKGYPEAQHPEGK; translated from the coding sequence ATGATAAAACTGACAAAACACTACGCCTTTCTCGGCACCATCCTGCTCGCCGTGTGGATCGGGACGTTTCCTGCATTGGCACAAAAGAAGAAGTTCAATGTCTTGTTCATCGCAGTCGACGACCTCAACAACGACCTGGGAACATATGGTAACACCTTCGTGAAATCGCCAAACATCGACAGGCTCGCCAAGCGCGGTGTCCGTTTCGATAAGGCGTATACGCAATTTCCGTTATGCAGTCCCAGCCGCTCATCGCTGCTGACCGGCCAGCGGCCGGATATGACCAAAATCTACGAGCTGCAAACGCATTTCCGTAAAAACCTGCCCGACATTGTTACATTGCCGCAGCTCTTCAAGAACAACAATTATTACAGCGCGCGGGTAGGGAAGATATTCCATTACGGCGTTCCCAGCCAGATCGGAACCGATGGGCTGGATGATCCCGAGTCGTGGAGTTACAGGGTGAATCCGAAAGGCCGTGACAAAACGGAGGAACCGTTAATCAAGAACCTCACGCCCGATCGTGGGCTTGGAAGCGCGTTGGCGTGGCGTGCCACCGAGGGCACCGACGACGAGCAAACCGACGGGTTGATCGCCAGCGAGGCCATTAAAATCATGACCGAAAAGAAAAATGAGCCATTTTTTCTGGCAGTCGGTTTTTTCAGGCCGCATACACCTTATGTTGCGCCGCAAAAGTATTTCGATATGTACCCGGTGGATAAAGTGCCGTTACCAAAAGAAATACCAAACGACCTCGACGATGTCCCGGAGGCGGCATTATTCACCAAGCCACCGCATTGGGGACTCGATGAGGCCAAACGCCGTGAAGCTCTGCGGGCCTATTATGCTACGATCACATTCATGGATGCGCAGGTAGGTAAGCTGATCGACGCGCTGGATAAACTGAAACTGGCCGAAAACACCATTATTGTCCTTTGGAGTGACCATGGCTACAATGTGGGGCAGCACGGTCAATGGATGAAGCAAAGCCTTTTTGAAAACTCGGCGCGCGTGCCGTTGATCATCTCTGTTCCTGGCGGCACGAAAGGAAAGGCATCCGGCCGCACGGTGGAGTTGGTTGATATTTTTCCAACTTTGGCGGAGTTGTGCGGGCTTGATCCGAAACAAAACCTGCAAGGCAAAAGTCTTACGCCGTTATTGAAAAATCCCGCTGCGATTTGGGACAAGCCAGCTTACACCCAGGTGCGGAGAGGGCAGATTTTCGGCCGCAGTGTGCGCACTGAGCGTTTCCGCTACACCGAATGGGACGGTGGCAATGCGGGTGTTGAACTGTATGATCACCAAAAAGATCCTGGCGAATTCACCAACCTCGCCAAAGACAACAGTTTTGTGATTACGGTAAACGAATTGGCCCTGTTGTTGAAAAAGGGTTATCCCGAAGCACAACATCCGGAAGGTAAGTAA
- a CDS encoding arylsulfatase, whose product MLKQYMTSVLLMAFACLAPAAFSQKKPNVIVILADDLGYADLGCYGGEIPTPNLDKLAQSGVRFTNFYNTARCCPTRAALLTGVYSHQAGIGHMMDDKGADHPAYRGQLNHNSVTIAEVMKGAGYFTAMSGKWHVGHQHGVYPSNRGFDRSLHAPAGGFYYAGGNNAKLFLNGQEVTNDSTALPKDWYSTDLWTNYGLRFIDEALAEKKPFMLYLAHNAPHFPLQAPEEDIVKFRGKYLKGWEKLRQERYEKQIKLGLIDPSWKLPPINPNVKRWDSLSDDEKKRYDDIMAIYAAVISRLDKSIGDLVDGLKKRGVFDNTVILFVSDNGGNAEPGIEGRYQGDKPGNAKSTVFLGQGWAEAACTPFWAYKHHTHEGGISSPGIVSWPAGIPTSRNGKFERQPAHIIDIMATLVDLGNAGYPTTYAGQPIQPMEGASLKPAFTGKPINRKNPIFWEHEGNRAIRDGKWKLVAEKTEKWQLYDVEQDRTELNDQFDKQPDVAKKLVAKYEAWYKRVGAEEYDKTFKWFYDYNKAKQEPGAAGNGK is encoded by the coding sequence ATGCTAAAACAATACATGACCAGTGTGTTGCTAATGGCGTTCGCTTGCCTGGCGCCGGCAGCATTTTCCCAAAAAAAGCCGAACGTGATCGTGATATTGGCCGATGACCTCGGCTATGCAGACCTGGGCTGTTACGGAGGTGAAATCCCGACCCCAAACCTCGACAAGCTGGCACAGAGCGGCGTTCGGTTTACCAATTTTTACAACACCGCCCGCTGCTGCCCCACGCGGGCGGCCCTGCTCACCGGCGTTTACAGCCACCAGGCGGGGATCGGCCACATGATGGACGACAAGGGCGCTGACCATCCCGCATACCGGGGGCAGCTCAATCATAACAGCGTGACGATCGCCGAAGTGATGAAAGGCGCGGGCTATTTCACGGCGATGAGCGGCAAATGGCACGTCGGTCACCAGCACGGCGTGTACCCCTCCAACCGAGGCTTCGATCGGTCGCTGCACGCGCCTGCGGGAGGTTTTTACTATGCCGGGGGTAACAATGCGAAGCTTTTCCTCAACGGACAAGAAGTTACGAACGACTCGACCGCATTACCCAAAGACTGGTATTCGACCGATCTTTGGACGAACTACGGCTTGCGTTTTATCGACGAGGCGCTGGCTGAAAAGAAGCCGTTTATGCTCTATCTGGCCCACAATGCACCTCATTTTCCGTTGCAGGCACCCGAAGAGGACATTGTAAAGTTTCGTGGCAAATACCTGAAAGGCTGGGAAAAACTCCGTCAGGAGCGATATGAAAAGCAAATTAAACTGGGACTGATCGACCCGTCCTGGAAGTTGCCGCCGATCAACCCCAATGTGAAGCGTTGGGATAGCCTTAGCGACGATGAAAAGAAGCGATATGACGACATCATGGCCATTTATGCTGCCGTGATCTCGCGTCTCGACAAAAGCATTGGTGACCTGGTGGATGGCTTGAAAAAGCGAGGTGTGTTTGATAATACCGTCATTCTGTTCGTATCCGACAACGGCGGCAATGCGGAGCCAGGCATCGAGGGGCGTTACCAAGGCGACAAGCCGGGGAATGCCAAATCGACCGTATTTCTGGGCCAGGGCTGGGCGGAGGCTGCATGTACGCCGTTTTGGGCATACAAACACCACACGCACGAAGGCGGGATTTCGTCGCCGGGCATCGTGTCGTGGCCTGCGGGCATTCCTACTTCTCGAAATGGCAAGTTTGAGCGCCAACCGGCTCATATCATTGATATTATGGCAACGCTCGTGGATCTTGGAAATGCGGGCTATCCCACCACTTATGCCGGGCAGCCGATTCAGCCGATGGAAGGTGCGAGCCTGAAACCCGCTTTCACCGGAAAGCCTATCAACCGCAAGAACCCGATTTTCTGGGAACACGAAGGTAACCGCGCGATCCGCGATGGCAAATGGAAACTTGTGGCGGAAAAAACGGAGAAATGGCAGTTGTACGATGTGGAGCAGGATCGCACAGAACTGAACGACCAGTTTGACAAACAACCCGATGTTGCGAAGAAGCTGGTAGCGAAGTACGAAGCATGGTACAAGCGGGTTGGTGCTGAGGAGTATGACAAGACTTTCAAATGGTTTTATGATTACAACAAAGCCAAGCAGGAGCCGGGAGCGGCAGGCAATGGGAAATAG
- a CDS encoding ThuA domain-containing protein: MDRKYTFIFALMLFCTALMAQNPVKNAGNRDQKSKKIVFITGPDSHGKGEHEHNGGSTLLAKALNDSLPGATAVIVRNGWPEDESVLDDADAVIFYLDGGGTDHLELVHEAKMEQLVARGIGIVNLHFSLEVDARAGSKQFLKWIGGYFETNWSVNPVWEASFASFPDHPVARGLKPFSIVDEWYYHMRFPADMKGVTPILKALPPESTLKQPDGTHSNNPAVREAVITRKEMQTLAWAFERPDGGRGFGFTGGHMHKNWQNDNFRKLVLNAIAWSAKMDVPAEGVPSATPTDKELDALTKRVN, encoded by the coding sequence ATGGACAGGAAATACACCTTCATATTCGCGCTGATGCTGTTTTGTACGGCATTAATGGCGCAAAACCCGGTAAAAAATGCCGGCAACAGGGACCAAAAATCTAAAAAGATCGTATTCATCACCGGTCCCGACAGCCACGGAAAAGGCGAGCACGAGCACAACGGCGGCAGTACATTGCTGGCCAAAGCACTCAACGATAGCCTGCCCGGCGCAACAGCGGTGATCGTACGCAACGGCTGGCCGGAGGACGAATCGGTGCTGGACGATGCGGATGCCGTTATCTTTTACCTGGATGGCGGCGGTACCGACCACTTGGAGCTCGTGCATGAGGCCAAAATGGAACAGCTCGTGGCAAGAGGCATCGGGATTGTGAACCTGCATTTTTCCCTCGAAGTCGACGCCCGGGCGGGCAGCAAGCAGTTTTTGAAATGGATAGGAGGGTATTTTGAAACCAACTGGTCGGTAAATCCTGTGTGGGAGGCCAGTTTTGCCAGCTTTCCCGATCACCCGGTCGCCCGCGGACTGAAACCTTTCAGCATCGTCGATGAATGGTACTACCACATGCGCTTCCCCGCGGATATGAAAGGCGTCACACCCATTTTGAAAGCCCTGCCGCCCGAATCGACCCTGAAACAGCCCGACGGCACGCATTCCAACAACCCGGCCGTTCGCGAAGCCGTCATTACCCGCAAAGAAATGCAAACCCTCGCCTGGGCCTTTGAGCGCCCCGACGGCGGTCGCGGCTTCGGGTTCACCGGCGGCCACATGCACAAGAACTGGCAAAACGACAACTTCCGCAAACTGGTACTAAATGCCATCGCCTGGTCCGCTAAAATGGATGTTCCTGCCGAAGGGGTGCCTTCGGCTACGCCTACTGATAAAGAGTTGGATGCGCTGACGAAGCGGGTGAATTAA
- a CDS encoding response regulator transcription factor, producing MPIRILVVDDHSVVRQGIITLLEDEEDLIIAGEASDGDEVWDMVEKVKPDVILLDLTMPRMPGLEVIRQIVPVFPSAKILVFSMHNNTDYVLSSALNGASGYLEKDTSREEMLRAIRAIAKGDLYFPPYASSVIIKNLLKQLARVPDTRAAQEEVQEKSIWKIITPREQQILKCLTEGMSSKDIAEKFDISSNTVANQRASIMKKANVRNTAELISLAMK from the coding sequence ATGCCCATTCGGATTTTAGTTGTAGACGATCATTCGGTAGTGAGGCAGGGCATTATCACCCTGCTCGAAGACGAAGAGGACCTGATCATTGCCGGCGAAGCTTCGGACGGCGACGAGGTTTGGGATATGGTTGAGAAAGTAAAACCAGATGTAATCCTGCTCGACCTCACCATGCCCCGCATGCCGGGCCTTGAAGTGATCAGGCAGATTGTGCCCGTGTTCCCGTCTGCTAAAATCCTGGTGTTCAGCATGCATAACAACACGGACTATGTGTTGTCCTCGGCCCTGAACGGCGCTTCGGGCTACCTCGAAAAAGACACGAGCCGGGAGGAAATGCTCCGGGCAATCCGCGCCATTGCCAAAGGCGACTTGTATTTTCCCCCTTACGCGTCGTCGGTGATCATCAAAAACCTGCTCAAACAACTTGCACGCGTGCCCGATACCCGTGCTGCGCAGGAGGAAGTGCAGGAGAAATCCATCTGGAAAATCATCACACCGCGCGAACAGCAAATCCTTAAATGCCTCACCGAGGGCATGAGCAGCAAGGATATCGCCGAGAAATTCGATATCAGCTCCAATACCGTCGCCAACCAGCGCGCAAGCATCATGAAAAAGGCCAATGTGAGAAACACGGCGGAGCTGATTAGTCTGGCTATGAAGTAA
- a CDS encoding ATP-binding protein, whose product MERLDKRVAGNLTRFYVVALFVVALLTVSGLFLVRRTIRNLNHDSRIVNVAGRQRMLSQRLTKLAILKVNGIDHRDSVQFNALLALWKDSHEDLVSRRLPIENGFVTWKSQPLDTMFQELTPVFDRIHNNLLVIDRDSVAVSDKQNALAEVLAAEPQFLSQMDRIVFQFDKESFERLENLERIEWILDLMTILVLVAEGLLIFRPVVNTTRRVVRMLTESEDALQLSNQKLKEANSQLVETQKELLRLEEEKYELQLAEDRIRAGALIEGQEEERKRFALELHDGIGQMLTGLKLHAEKLKAVQFHDEKHQKRFEQLVTLIQDIIQTTRQISFNLMPSVLSDFGLASALKLLCQQAADLSGIRVEFEGETGERIFMSRPMEIGLYRIAQEALNNAVKHANADRIKIKLEQNKNRIVLEIADDGKGFLISNLKSEGQFLTRNGMENIRTRTQLLNGEIEIVSKVHSGTRLVVQVDL is encoded by the coding sequence ATGGAAAGACTTGACAAACGCGTAGCCGGCAATCTCACGCGGTTTTATGTGGTGGCATTGTTTGTGGTGGCGTTGCTCACGGTGAGCGGCTTGTTTCTCGTCAGGCGCACCATCCGGAACCTCAACCACGACAGTCGCATAGTGAATGTCGCCGGGCGGCAGCGGATGCTCAGCCAGCGGCTCACCAAGCTCGCGATATTGAAAGTGAATGGAATAGACCACCGTGACTCGGTGCAGTTCAATGCGTTGCTGGCATTGTGGAAGGATAGCCACGAAGACCTGGTATCGAGGCGGCTTCCGATCGAAAATGGTTTTGTAACCTGGAAAAGCCAGCCGCTGGATACGATGTTCCAAGAGCTGACCCCCGTTTTTGACCGCATTCACAACAACCTGCTCGTGATCGACCGCGACAGCGTGGCCGTTTCGGACAAGCAGAATGCCCTCGCGGAAGTACTCGCCGCCGAGCCGCAATTTCTTTCCCAAATGGACCGGATCGTGTTCCAGTTCGATAAGGAGAGTTTCGAAAGGCTGGAAAACCTGGAACGGATCGAGTGGATTCTGGATCTGATGACGATACTCGTGCTCGTGGCCGAAGGTTTGCTGATTTTCAGGCCGGTGGTGAACACGACGCGCCGCGTGGTGCGGATGCTTACGGAGTCGGAGGATGCATTGCAGCTTTCCAATCAAAAGTTAAAAGAAGCTAATAGCCAGCTGGTTGAAACGCAAAAAGAGCTGTTGCGGCTGGAAGAGGAGAAATATGAACTGCAACTCGCCGAAGACCGCATCAGGGCAGGAGCGCTGATAGAAGGGCAGGAGGAGGAGCGGAAACGGTTTGCATTGGAACTGCATGATGGCATTGGCCAAATGCTGACGGGACTCAAACTACACGCAGAAAAACTAAAAGCCGTACAATTTCACGATGAAAAGCACCAGAAACGCTTCGAACAGCTGGTGACGCTCATTCAGGATATCATTCAGACAACCCGGCAGATTTCGTTCAACCTGATGCCTTCCGTGCTGAGCGACTTTGGGCTGGCGTCGGCATTGAAACTGCTTTGTCAGCAAGCCGCCGACCTGTCGGGTATCCGCGTCGAGTTTGAAGGTGAAACCGGCGAGCGCATTTTTATGTCGCGACCGATGGAGATCGGGCTGTACCGGATTGCCCAGGAAGCATTGAACAACGCCGTCAAACATGCGAATGCAGATCGGATCAAGATAAAATTGGAACAAAATAAGAATCGCATCGTTTTGGAAATCGCCGATGACGGAAAAGGATTTTTAATTAGTAACTTAAAGTCAGAAGGCCAGTTCCTCACCCGCAACGGCATGGAGAACATCCGCACGCGCACCCAGCTGCTCAACGGCGAAATCGAAATTGTTTCAAAGGTGCACAGCGGCACGAGACTGGTCGTTCAGGTTGATTTATAA
- the nirD gene encoding nitrite reductase small subunit NirD: protein METITDTINAVTWHMACYVDDIPEDGGGCAFISGKQIAIYNFSRRGEWYATDNQCPHRQQMALSRGMIGSQGEEPKVACPFHKKTFSLQTGQCLNDDEYRINTFPVMVKENRVYVGL, encoded by the coding sequence ATGGAAACGATCACTGACACAATCAATGCAGTAACCTGGCACATGGCATGCTACGTCGACGATATCCCTGAGGACGGCGGCGGCTGTGCGTTTATCAGCGGCAAGCAAATCGCCATTTACAATTTTTCGAGAAGGGGAGAATGGTATGCTACCGATAACCAATGCCCGCACCGCCAGCAAATGGCACTGTCGCGCGGGATGATCGGCAGCCAGGGCGAAGAACCCAAAGTGGCTTGTCCTTTTCATAAAAAAACGTTTTCATTGCAAACCGGACAGTGCCTCAACGACGACGAATACCGGATCAACACTTTCCCGGTGATGGTGAAAGAAAACCGCGTTTACGTCGGATTGTGA